The genome window CATAGGGATCCATCCTTAGATTGTACAACTTCGGTACCCTCAGGCAGGTAAACGGATTTGCCCAGATCAGAAGCTCGCCCGCCGCTCGCTGCTCGCAGAAGACGAGCTTCCAGTTGTCCCAACGCATAGCGACGAGTTCACCGTCATCGTTGAAGTAGTAGAAGTCGTTGCGGGTTCCCTTCGGTTCCTTGCCTTCGAGGTATGGAAGCTGGTTGTAGCCATCGAGATGGACCTTGAAGGTCGTGCCCCCCGGGGTTGGAGCCCAGCCGTCGAGCAAACGCTGCTTGACGCCATCGTCTCCCGCTGCGGCCAGCAGTGTGGGGAACCAGTCGAGACCGGAGAAGATCTCATTTGAGATCGTGCCCGGCTTGATCTTGCCTGGCCAACGGATCATCGCTGGAACGCGGAATGCACCCTCCCAGTTGGAATCCTTCTCGCTGCGGAACGGGGTGGTTGCAGCATCCGGCCACGTGAAGGCATTCGGTCCATTGTCGGTCGCATAGACCACGATCGTGTTGTCGGCGATGCCCGCGTCATCGAGCGACTTCAAGAGCTTGCCGACATCCTGATCATGTTCCCACATGCCGTCGGCATATTCGTTGCCCGGCATGCTTGCCGTCGGCTGAGGCTTTGATGACTCCACGCGGCGCATAGACCTTCAGGAATGGATCATTTGGATCCTTCGGCCAATACGGGCGTTCGGGCTCTTCCTCGGCATTGAGATGATAGAGATTGCCAAAGAACTGGTCAAAGCCATGATTGGTTGGGAGGTATTCGTCCTTGTCGCCAAGATGGTTCTTGCCGAATTGCGCGGTGGCGTAGCCGAGCGGCTTCAGCGCTTGCGCAATTGTTATGTCTCCCTTCTGCAGGCCGACCGGAGCGCCAACCTTGGACAGACCGGTGCGCAGGACGGCCTGTCCGGTGATGAAAGATGAACGTCCAGCCGTGCAGCTGTTCTCGGCGTAGTAGTCCGTGAACATCATGCCTTCCTTGGCGATCCGATCGATATTCGGGGTCTGGTAACCAACGAGGCCGTGGGTATAGGCACTGATGTTCGACTGGCCGATATCATCGCCGAAGATCACGAGGATATTCGGCTTTGCGGCCTCCTGGGCCTGCGCGGGCTGGATACCGGACCATTGCGAGAAAGCGATGCCTGTGACTATCGCCGCCCCGGCCAGCAGCGACGTCCGCGCCTTGGCTCCCCCCGGAACGCAGGCGTGCCACAAAGAGCTTAGTTGATTCTTCCACTCAACTGACATGATGTTTCCCCCCGGGGAGGCGGGTAGCGTATTGCCTGCACATTGCACTCTCCTGTCTGTCGGTCCGCAGACGTGCTTTTGTGATCGCCTGACGAACGCGGGCGCGATTGGATGTCGATTGGACGGGGCATGCTTCCGGCATTCTCGATCCAAAGGAAGTACGTAACAGTAACGGAAGGGGCATCCGGGCGATTTGTGCCTGTGGCAAGGGCGCCGCTCTGTCCCGACATCGCGGACCGAAGAAATCATTTTCTGTTACAGTTAAGTACTTTGCCGCGCTGCCGGATGCGATAAAGTCATCAGGACGTTCAAATCCCTAAATCATCAGGAGGCCTGAATGAGCGCGACACCGATACGGATCATGTCTGCCATGGCGTTCATCGCAAGTTCGTTGTTGTTTCTCCAGCCAGTCCAGGCCGATGATGTGAAGCTTTCGGGCTTTCCTTCGCTCATTCTTTCGGGCGGGACAGCCAAATCGACCTCCTATCCCGTTCCAAAGCCGTTCGATAACCTCGTCAAGGCCGACACGCTCGACATCAGTTTTGGCCGGACGACACTCGACGAAATCCAGAAACAATTCGGGGGCGAAATTCACACCCGGGGCGAGGGATCAGAATCGGCAAGCTGGCTGTGTTACCAGGTTGCGCTCGACGGTCACGCGTCGAATCTTTGGTTTATTTCCAACGGCGAAAGCAGCGGTACAAAGCGGATGCTGACCATGGTGTCGGCCGAGGAAAGCGACGCCGCGCGGTCCGGATGTTCGCAGGGTCCGGAGACCCTGACTGAGTGGGTTCTTCCGGTCCCAGGCCTGAAGAACGACGAAAATGATCTGCAGAAGGCTTTTGGCGCATCGGTGAATGACGGGATCATTCGCTATTCAAACCAGACGCGGCCCGATGGCAAAGGGCTCATAACGCTGCAGGCGCTCGTCTACCGCTTGAAGGGTGGCAGCATAGACGGCATATCTTTCAGCCAGATCACGACGAAATAACGGACGTCATTTACCCAGTGCGAATTGGAAATTGACGCCTACGAACACCTGCCGCTCCGGATGGCCACTCCCATGGACGCCGTCGCTGAAACCAAATCTCCGCGAATTTACCGTTACGTACTCCCGCATAGACCTGCCTATATAATATTATTGAGGCGATCACGCGTATCGGAGATCGACGGTTCGCCGGCCATGTGGCCATGCCCAAAATTGAGCCGATCAACAGGTAGGTATCGGGTTCAGAGCAATGTCAACGGTTTCATCCCAAAGGGGACTCTGGAAATTGATGCTCAAGCTGCCGGCCATGCGCGGCCAGCTGCAAGTTCTCAGTGCCCGGAACTCTACGTTGTTGAGTCTGTGCGATGCGTTCGACGAAGCCAGCTCTACCCTCGACCGGCTGCGCCGAAACGGATCCAACGATCTCAAGTTGATTGCCGAGTATGAAATGCTGTGTTCTGACCTCGAGGGCGAGGTCATCGATATTTGCATTTCGATGCGCGGTAGAACGTAAGAAAACCCCAGATTTTCCGGGCATTCTTGCTTGATGGACACGGTATCAGTACAATTACATTGCAACCTAGGGTATTTACCCTATGGCGCCCCGCCCCGTTCCGTTCAATTGTAGCCGGGGCTGAGCATCGTGGGGGGTTCTGCCATGGAAGTTGACGTGAATGTCGACGTACCGGAAACGGAAAGAGTTACCGAACAAGAGGCCCGGACGGAGCTGGACCGGCTCTTGTCTGATCCCCAGTTCCACTCGACAGAGCGGAACAGAAACTTCCTGAGGTTCGTCGCCAAGGAAATGTTCGAGGGCCGTGCAGCGGCGGTGAAGGCATATACGATTGCCGTCGACGTTTTCGGCCGGCCCTGTAGTTTCGATCCCACGACCGATCCGATTGTCCGCATAGAGGCAACAAGGCTTCGTGCGTCCCTTGCCCAATATTACGAAGCCCGCGCCGAAGAAGGAAGCGTTCGTATCGAACTGCCGCGCGGCAGGTATATTCCGGTTTTCACCAAGGCGCCGCCGCAGGGCGAAGATGTCGACGATACCGACGCGACCGATTCTCCCGATGTCACCGGAACCTACTCGGTATGGCGAGACGTGATTTACAAGCGCAGGCTGGTCCTCGGGGTGATTTTTGCAGCGCTCTTGTCTGGCGCCATCTGGTCAATCTCTGGCCAGGGGCCGGTCTTCTCCGAAAAGCCGAGCGTTGCCATCGATATGAAAATGGCGGGTGACGACACGGACACCGAAGCCGGGCTGATCCGGGATTATCTGATGATTGCCCTGTCGCAATTTCAGACGCTCAAGCTTGCGGCAGGCGAAAAGCCCGCGATGACGGCAACAGCAGTTACCGCGCAGCCTGCTGCTGGGGGTCTGACCCTGTTCAAACCGGTACGTCGAACTGCAAGCTCCTATCAGGTGATCCTGAAATATCACCCCACCAACGCTGACCGTTCGGTCTGGTGGCAAATCGTCAACCCTGCGACGGGGGAAGCCTTGCGCTCGGGTGTCGAGCGCGTTTCTCTCGACAGGATGCCCGGTATCGATGTTCGCCACGAACTGATCACGAGCCTTGCAACCCGGTTCGCCGGAACGCGCGGGGTGATAACAGGTCTCGAGCTAGCGCATGAACTGGTTGCGCCTACTTTCGGCAACGGCTGCATACTTCGTGCGGCAGTGGCGGCCGAGCAGCTCGATGCAGACGGGTTGTGGGAGGCCAGAACCTGCCTCGATGCAACGCTATTGGCAATGCCGAATGATCCGGACATCAACGCGGAACTAGCGATCGTGCAGCTGGAGTCGGACGTCCCGGAAGCGCCGACGGAATTGACCCCGCGTGCGCTGACGCTGGCCAACAAAGCCGTGGCGCTGGCACCAATGTCGGACCGCGCGGGTTATGCGCAAATGCTGGCCCAATTCCGCAATGGACAAACCGAGGCAGCCTTCGTATCCGGATATCGTGCAATGATGCTCAATCCGAACAACAGCATGATCCCGGCGCGACTGGGAGCCATGCTGTTTGCCGAAGGTAGATGGGCAGAAGGATCCGGTTTGGCCATCAAGGCGGGCATGATCGAAAACATTCCGCACAGTGAGGCAGGGCTTACCCTGGCGCTCGATGCCTACAGGCGCGGAGAATTTGCAGAAGCGCTTCTTCGTGTGCAGCAAATGGGCCGTTCCAACAATTATGTTGCCAACATTCTGGAACTGGCCGCCTCGGGGCAAACGGGAAATGCGCAAAGTGCGGCGGAGGCCGCGAAACGGCTGAATGCGCGTCATGACCATTTCTGGGTTTCGTTCCGCTCCAGCATGGCGGCTCGCCACTATTCACCGGCGCTGATCGATCAGCTCGGGGCCGGACTCATGAAAGTTGGCCTCGCATTGCCCGGCCCAGTTGCTGCAGCATCGCCCGAGTAACCGTTACGTACTTGTTTCTTTCTGATGGGACTTCAGGCTGAGAAAGCCGTTCGAAACGGAAACAAGGGCCATTTCCATGCAAAAGAGCACCCTCGTTCTTACCCTCGCAATTTCCGCAGTTTCGGCATATGCGATTGCGGCCGATACCGTGCCGGTAACAGTGGAAAATTTTATCCGCGCGGAAAGCGACCTTTATTTCAGCGCAGTTGCCGTCAAGGAGAAAGGTCTCGGCAGGCTTGAGCATCATAGAGAACTATCTCCAATCCACGATCAAAATGTCATTCGCTTAAATCGCGATACGCTGTACTCAGCGGGGGTTTTTGATCTTGATGCCGGCCCAGTCAAGATCACCCTGCCCGACGCTGGCAAGCGCTTTATGTCGATACAGCTCCTCAGTGAGGACCAATATACGCCACCCGCAATCTACGGTACGGACACGCACACAATCACCAAGGAAAATATTGGTACTCGGTATGTGCTCGTGGGGGTGCGAACCCTTGTTAACCCGGCCGACCCGGCGGATGTCAAACAAGTGCATGCTTTACAGGATGCCATCAAAGTTGAGCAGCCTGGCGGTCCTGGAAAATTCGAAATACCGAATTGGGATCCCGTCAGTCAGAAGAAGGTACGAGAAGCTTTGCTCGTACTTGCCACCACAGTAACTGATACCAGCAAAGCTTTTGGCACCAAGGAACAGGTCGACCCGGTACAGCGCCTCGTCGGCGCCGCATCGGCATGGGGCGCAAACCCGCCCAAGGATGCCACCTATCTTAACTTTGTACCCGAGAAGAACGACGGAAAGTCAATTTATAAGCTCAGCGTCAAAGACGTGCCTGTCGATGGATTCTGGTCGGTCAGCGTCTACAATGCCAAGGGGTATTACGAGAAGAACAAATATGACGCGTACACACTCAACAACCTAACGGCAAAACCCGGCGAAGATGGTTCTTACGCTATTCAGTTCGGCGGCTGTAACGGCAAGATCGTCAACTGCCTGCCAACAACCCCCGGCTGGAACTATATGGTGCGTCTCTATCGGCCGCACGAAGAGGTCACCAATGGGACATGGAAGTTTCCTGAAGCGGAAATTTCCAAATAAACCGAAGGCGGCATGAGAACGGTAAATCTGCGCATGAATTATAGGGATATGTTACCGTAACATCTTTGACGTCCCGCCTGTTTTGGATCAGCCTCTCAGTGGGCAAACGGGAGCGTCCTCCCCCCGGATTGCCCCGCCCGGACGGGACTGGAGGCTGACGGATTCGCTCCCTTGCACCCACCGCGAAGCCGGACAATTCCGGCCTCGTCCGGGCTCTCACGCCGGCATGATTGCGGGGGTAAGCGGGGGACAGTGTCATGTCGTACAGGCCGTTGGTTTTTCGCGCTTTCATACTGGGGTTGACGTTGATTTCATGCCTGGCTACCGGCATGGCGCATGCGCAGGAAAGACCGCTTGTTACCTCGCACATTCTCGACTTCGATGGCATGAAACAGCGGCGGCTGGTCCGCATCCTCGTGCCGTACAGCAAGACGATCTATTTCATCGACCAGGGCAGGCAGTATGGCACGGCGGTCGAATTCGGGACTGCGCTGGAAACTGCCTTTAACACCGGCATAAAGAAGGAGATCGATCGCATCCACGTCGCTTTCGTCCCGACTGGCCGGGACCGGTTGATGGCGGCACTCAACGAAGGGCTCGGCGATATCGTCATGGCAAATATGACGGTGACACCAGAACGGCTCGAACAGGTGGATTTCACCATTCCCATTTGCGACAAGGCAAGCGAAGTCCTCATCACGGGGCCTTCATCGGAGGACGTAGTGCTCCTCGGTCTCGACGATCTCGCGGGCAAGGAAATCGCGGTGCGTGAGACGAGCAGCTACTACGAGCACCTGACCAAGCTCAACGCCGATTTCAAAAGCCGCGGAAAGGACGAAATCAAGCTTCGGATCATGGACGAGAATCTGGAGGACGAGGATCTCCTCGAAATGGTCAATGCCGATGTGTTGCACTACACCATCGTCGACAAATACAAGGCGATGATCTGGTCGACGATTTTCACCGATATCAAGGTCCACGAGGATATCGCTGTTGCCACGGACGGCCAGATTGCGTGGGCAATCCGCAAGAACAGTCCCCAGCTCATGAAAGAGCTGAACGCGTTCATCGCCGCTCATCGCGTCGGAACGGCATTCGGCAATATCCTGCGGGAGAAATATTTCAAGAGCGACAGGATTCTGCAGCGCGCCTACTCAGGCGACAATGTCGAAAAGTTCAAGCGGCTGGTCGAAATCTTCCGCAAGCATGGCAAGACCTATTCCTTCGATTATTTGATGCTGATGGCCCAGGGCTACCAGGAATCCAAACTCGACCAAAGCGTGCGCAGCCCGCGAGGGGCTGTTGGTATCATGCAGCTCCTGCCGGCGACGGCGAAAGACAAATCAGTAGGTATCGAGGGCATAGACAAGGACGAAGACCGTAATGTCGAAGCGGGATCCAAATATATGCGGTATCTAATGGACACCTATATCGACGAACCGGGTGTGAATCAAAAGGACCGCCAGCTGCTGGCATTTGCGGCATACAATGCCGGCCCGGGCAATCTGAACAAATTTCGGCAAAAGGCCACGGAGATGGGCCTCAATCCGAATGTGTGGTTCGGCAATGTCGAGAACTCAGCTGCGGCAATTGTCGGCCGGGAAACGGTTCAGTACGTCAGCAACATCTACAAATATTACGTCGCCTATTCGATGCTTGTTGAACGGCTGGCAGAACACGCCGATGCGGTCAATACCGGAGCAAAGGGCGGATAGTCCGTACGTGTTTCAAAGCAGCAGCAGATGCTTCAGCACAGGAACGAGCTCCTTGAGGGGAAGCTGCGTCACGCCGGCGGCCGCGAATGGCAACAGCGCCGCTGCCGATACCGGGACAAGGGTCGCACGGGTCACAAGCATTGGCGAGAGCTTCTTGGCGGCCTCGTAGAACTTGGCAGGATCCGCAATCTCATCATCGTCCGAAACCTTGTCTTCGGCGGCGACCAACCGGATTGAGGTCCTTGGCGCCGACCAGTTTCGCTTTCCGCTGCAGATCGTAGAATGGGCCACCACGCGCAATGAGAAAGGGCTTGGCGTCGTTGGGATTGCCCGCCATTGCACTGCTCAATAGCTCAGTTCGCTTGACGGGGTCTTGCTTCCCAAGGTTGCGCCGAGCTCGGTTTTCTTTGGCACCCGCTTCGGCTGTTCGAGGACTGTCAAGGGCGCGGCCACAGTCGTCGCTGCAACCTTGCCGACCGTATTGACCGTTCCTGCGACCACGGCAGTGATGCCCTGACCCAGCGATACATTGGAATCGGTCAGGGTCTGGCCCGTTACGAGGCGCTGGCCGATGAGCTGCACGACCTCCGGGCTTTCGGCGAACTTGCCATGGTTGAGCCTGTCCCCGCTCTTGACCTTGGTCAGGTCGATCACAGTGATGCCAGCCCTTTCAAGTTGGGTGCGATAGGGTTCCTCGGCTGGATTGATCGCCCCAAGCCGCTGAACGTCGCCCGAAATGAAGCGGGAGGCGGCGAGCGCCTTGTCATCCTGGGAGACGAAGATCGTAAATTGCGGGCGTTTGTCGCCCATTTCCGTAAACTGGCGTGCGAACACGTCAACATCGATGTCGGGCGAGGCGAGAATGACGTTGTCTATCTTGGACGCTACCTTGCCGTCGCGGATGGCCATCTGCCGCAAGGATTCCATCGCGAGCCATGTGCCCATGGAATGTGCCATGACGGTGATGTCCTTGACATCCGGGTCCTTGGCCAGCGTTCGCAAGGTCTGCTCGAAGGCGACCCGCGAATAATTGGTGCTCTCCTTGTCGTAATTATAATCGAAAACACTCGCCCGCGACGGCCAGGTGAAAAGGATCGGTGCGACTTTCGCGCCAGAATCATGGACGATCTGGGCAAAGCGGAAAACCGAATCCTCGTAGCGGTTGTTGAAACCGTGCACGAACACCAATGCATGACCGCCGCCGGCATGCTGCCGGAACCAGGTCCGGCCTTCTTCGACGGAATTGAGCTGGTTCACGCTGGTAACGGCGAATTCGGTCTCCGGATTGGGCGGCAACCTCTTTGGCCACTGGACGGTGCCTGATTTGCGTTTGGCGCCGGATGGGATCGAAACGGTGATTTCGTTCAAATATGGGCGAGGGCTGCGTTCGCCGGTGAACAAGGTAGCCGGATCGTCCGAGGGCACGCGGCTCGTTACAACGAGCATGTCAACCTTCGAACCTCCAGTCGCGCCAGTAAGGAGGACGGGTGCCATGACACCCCTGGCATGGCCGGCGCATCCACCCAGCACAAGGGCGAACAGCAGGAGGGCGGGAATGCCGAAGCGTTGAAGCCCGGGGGACGAGATTGCTCCGGAAGAGTGATGCTTCATGTTAACGCTTTCGACAGGTCATGCCTCGATGAGCCGGTTTCGGATCGCATACCGAACGAGCGCGGCGGTTGATTTGGCATCGAGTTTGCGCATGGCAGCCGATCGGTGGCTCTCGACGGTTTTTTCACTGAGGCCAAGGATCGCCGCGGATTCCTTGTTGCTGTGTCCCTCGGCGATCAGTTTAACGACGGCAGTCTCGCGTGATGTGAGAACGCTCTGTGCACCACCGGCTTTTGCGAGATATGACGATACCAGTATGTCCGACACCGTCTTTGTGAAGAACGGCTGGTGGTACTCCAATGCCTCGACGGCCTGGACGAGGTACTGCGTTGCATCCGACTTGAGCAGATACCCCTGGACACCCGCCTCGAGGATGTTGCGCAGCAAGGCCTCGTTGTCATGCTGTGTAAAGATCAGAACTTCGGTCTTGGGGCTGTTGAGCCGAATTTGCCGGGCCGCTTCCACGCCGTTGATATAGGGCAAGGCATAGTCGAGGATCGCGATTTCAGGTTGAGTCAGCCGCGCCTGTTCGACGGCGTCACGTCCATCGGCAGCTTCGCCGACAATTTCCCAGCGCTCCCGTTTCGATAGGATCGCCTTGACGCCTTGGCGGACGATCTCGTGGTCATCCGCAATCAGAATTCGTGTCATAGCCGCCCCCACTTGCCGTCCGGCCCGAAACGTCTCAATTCAATCCTGTCGTGCTCGAAGCTGGACAGTTCACTCCTACACTGGAAAGCGGCTTGCGGCAAAAATTAACTGTTACGTACTTCCGGTAACGATCCCATTGTCCGCTAATGCCGTAACGGATCAAGCGGGAGTGCAGCTGATGGCGCGACGATTGTTCGGGGACCGGTATTTGCAAGCCTTTGCGAAGACCGAGAACCGCCATGGGACGAGGATGATTGGCCGACTGACGGCCTTGATGTTTCTGGCATATATGGGGCAGGCAGGGACAACGGCGGCTGCCGAACTCGTTGTGGCGATGCCGAACTGGCCTTCCGGCCAGGTCACTGCAAACATCATCAAGACAGCCCTGAACAAGAACTTCGGCCTTGACGTCGAGGTCCGCGAGATGGGTACGATGAACGCCTTTGCCGGTCTTGCTTCCGGGGAAGTCGATATCCATCCGGAAGTATGGCTGCCGAACCTCAATTCTCTGGTCGACAGATATGCCGGCAAGGACGGCCCAGTGCAGATCGCCGACATGGGTGTGTCCGCCTGGCAAGGGGTTTGCGCCACGAAGCAGACGGTCGAGAAAACCGGCATCCATGCGATCGCCGATCTCCTCGATCCGAAGAAGACCGCTGCCTTCGATACCGATGGCGATGGCCAGGGGGAAATGTGGATCGGCGCGGAAACCTGGTCATCGACGGCGATCGAGCGCATCCGTGCAAACAGTTATGGCTATGCCAAAACCATGCGCTTGCTGGAAATGCCCGAAGAAATGGGCATGGCGGCGGTCGATGCTGCCGAGGCTACCGACAAACCGATCATATTTGCCTGTTACAGCCCGCATGTCGTTTTCAAGCTGCATGACATCGTCAAGCTTGACGAGCCTGCATACGACGCTGCCAAGTGGCATGTCGTGCTTCCTGCGGACGACCCGAATTGGCTGACGAAGTCGAGTGCGCCCGTGGCCTGGGACAAGGCGCATTTCCATATCGCTTACGCCAAGGCGCTGGCTGCCCGAAAG of Phyllobacterium zundukense contains these proteins:
- a CDS encoding lytic transglycosylase F, translated to MSYRPLVFRAFILGLTLISCLATGMAHAQERPLVTSHILDFDGMKQRRLVRILVPYSKTIYFIDQGRQYGTAVEFGTALETAFNTGIKKEIDRIHVAFVPTGRDRLMAALNEGLGDIVMANMTVTPERLEQVDFTIPICDKASEVLITGPSSEDVVLLGLDDLAGKEIAVRETSSYYEHLTKLNADFKSRGKDEIKLRIMDENLEDEDLLEMVNADVLHYTIVDKYKAMIWSTIFTDIKVHEDIAVATDGQIAWAIRKNSPQLMKELNAFIAAHRVGTAFGNILREKYFKSDRILQRAYSGDNVEKFKRLVEIFRKHGKTYSFDYLMLMAQGYQESKLDQSVRSPRGAVGIMQLLPATAKDKSVGIEGIDKDEDRNVEAGSKYMRYLMDTYIDEPGVNQKDRQLLAFAAYNAGPGNLNKFRQKATEMGLNPNVWFGNVENSAAAIVGRETVQYVSNIYKYYVAYSMLVERLAEHADAVNTGAKGG
- a CDS encoding response regulator → MTRILIADDHEIVRQGVKAILSKRERWEIVGEAADGRDAVEQARLTQPEIAILDYALPYINGVEAARQIRLNSPKTEVLIFTQHDNEALLRNILEAGVQGYLLKSDATQYLVQAVEALEYHQPFFTKTVSDILVSSYLAKAGGAQSVLTSRETAVVKLIAEGHSNKESAAILGLSEKTVESHRSAAMRKLDAKSTAALVRYAIRNRLIEA
- a CDS encoding DUF1254 domain-containing protein, translating into MQKSTLVLTLAISAVSAYAIAADTVPVTVENFIRAESDLYFSAVAVKEKGLGRLEHHRELSPIHDQNVIRLNRDTLYSAGVFDLDAGPVKITLPDAGKRFMSIQLLSEDQYTPPAIYGTDTHTITKENIGTRYVLVGVRTLVNPADPADVKQVHALQDAIKVEQPGGPGKFEIPNWDPVSQKKVREALLVLATTVTDTSKAFGTKEQVDPVQRLVGAASAWGANPPKDATYLNFVPEKNDGKSIYKLSVKDVPVDGFWSVSVYNAKGYYEKNKYDAYTLNNLTAKPGEDGSYAIQFGGCNGKIVNCLPTTPGWNYMVRLYRPHEEVTNGTWKFPEAEISK
- a CDS encoding glycine betaine ABC transporter substrate-binding protein; the encoded protein is MARRLFGDRYLQAFAKTENRHGTRMIGRLTALMFLAYMGQAGTTAAAELVVAMPNWPSGQVTANIIKTALNKNFGLDVEVREMGTMNAFAGLASGEVDIHPEVWLPNLNSLVDRYAGKDGPVQIADMGVSAWQGVCATKQTVEKTGIHAIADLLDPKKTAAFDTDGDGQGEMWIGAETWSSTAIERIRANSYGYAKTMRLLEMPEEMGMAAVDAAEATDKPIIFACYSPHVVFKLHDIVKLDEPAYDAAKWHVVLPADDPNWLTKSSAPVAWDKAHFHIAYAKALAARKPEVTKFLESIDFTPDEITEMSYAVEVDRQPPADYAAAWVDKHGDRVSNWLKGRGQ
- a CDS encoding alpha/beta hydrolase; this translates as MKHHSSGAISSPGLQRFGIPALLLFALVLGGCAGHARGVMAPVLLTGATGGSKVDMLVVTSRVPSDDPATLFTGERSPRPYLNEITVSIPSGAKRKSGTVQWPKRLPPNPETEFAVTSVNQLNSVEEGRTWFRQHAGGGHALVFVHGFNNRYEDSVFRFAQIVHDSGAKVAPILFTWPSRASVFDYNYDKESTNYSRVAFEQTLRTLAKDPDVKDITVMAHSMGTWLAMESLRQMAIRDGKVASKIDNVILASPDIDVDVFARQFTEMGDKRPQFTIFVSQDDKALAASRFISGDVQRLGAINPAEEPYRTQLERAGITVIDLTKVKSGDRLNHGKFAESPEVVQLIGQRLVTGQTLTDSNVSLGQGITAVVAGTVNTVGKVAATTVAAPLTVLEQPKRVPKKTELGATLGSKTPSSELSY